Proteins encoded together in one bacterium window:
- a CDS encoding PEP-CTERM sorting domain-containing protein, with protein sequence MKIVKNTFLAVIVLLGIYTKSSAVPLSVFDSTWTLLSSEDKIRKDGWIGPGGGGQPFDAEYLFYKLEAGILSLGLQTGFDVADGHIYWGGHDYYAGDLALSFDGTPSTYEYAVDFGLFTRDYVNGETVGGNTGTPGLDSAGVYSVSLWNNDVNGPYAITKPFAMESGALITSLVSNYGGSGDNPRTEDAYYYYGGPLSYYRIVSFNASSFLVDKLSAHWTMSCGNDDINGKVPEPSTMFLLGSLATGLFGFAGLRKRFTK encoded by the coding sequence ATGAAGATAGTAAAGAATACATTTTTAGCTGTTATTGTATTGCTTGGTATTTATACAAAAAGCAGTGCGGTCCCTTTATCGGTATTCGACAGCACATGGACACTATTATCCAGTGAAGACAAGATTAGAAAAGACGGGTGGATTGGTCCCGGCGGCGGGGGACAACCCTTTGATGCTGAGTATTTATTTTATAAACTTGAAGCAGGTATTCTTTCATTAGGGTTACAAACTGGTTTTGATGTGGCTGACGGGCATATATATTGGGGAGGGCATGACTATTATGCAGGTGATTTAGCGCTGTCATTTGATGGAACTCCTTCAACATATGAATATGCAGTTGATTTTGGGCTTTTTACCAGAGACTATGTGAATGGTGAAACAGTTGGCGGTAATACAGGCACGCCCGGTTTGGATTCAGCAGGAGTATACAGCGTTAGTTTATGGAATAATGATGTTAATGGCCCATATGCAATTACTAAACCGTTTGCAATGGAGTCGGGAGCATTAATTACATCATTAGTTTCCAATTATGGTGGTTCCGGTGATAATCCCCGCACAGAAGATGCATATTATTATTATGGTGGTCCTCTAAGTTATTACAGGATAGTCAGTTTTAATGCGTCTTCTTTTTTAGTTGATAAACTTTCAGCCCACTGGACTATGTCATGTGGTAACGATGATATAAATGGCAAAGTTCCTGAACCAAGTACAATGTTTTTACTGGGTAGTTTGGCTACCGGTTTATTTGGTTTTGCCGGATTACGTAAAAGGTTTACAAAATAG
- a CDS encoding GDP-mannose 4,6-dehydratase, whose protein sequence is MKTIILTGAAGFIGAKTAEKLLKKNIEVIGIDNMNDYYDVRLKTHRLNQLKNFKNFRFHKMDIENLSAVKGIIRNHKPDAVINLAARAGVRYSMENPFVYMSTNAMGTLNLLELCKDYAIKKFILASTSSLYAGQKMPFKETLAVNTPISPYAASKKAAEALCYAYHYLYGVDITILRYFTVYGPAGRPDMSIFRFIKWIDEGKPLELFGNGTQSRDFTYIDDIAGGTMDALKMTDFGIVNLGGNDPYKLSYVIKLIEKYLNKKAKIKKLPFHKADIKATWADISKAKKLLNWKPGVKLEEGIKRTVNWYVENRAWLKAIQI, encoded by the coding sequence ATGAAGACAATAATATTAACTGGGGCAGCAGGTTTTATCGGCGCGAAAACCGCTGAAAAATTATTGAAAAAAAATATCGAAGTTATCGGGATTGATAACATGAATGATTATTATGATGTCCGGTTAAAAACACATCGTCTTAATCAATTGAAAAATTTTAAGAATTTCAGATTTCATAAAATGGATATTGAAAACCTTTCTGCGGTAAAGGGTATTATTAGAAACCATAAGCCGGATGCAGTAATAAATTTGGCCGCGCGGGCAGGGGTCAGGTACAGCATGGAAAATCCTTTTGTATATATGTCGACAAATGCTATGGGGACATTAAATCTTCTTGAACTTTGCAAAGATTATGCAATTAAAAAGTTTATTTTAGCCTCAACTTCGTCATTATATGCGGGGCAAAAAATGCCCTTTAAGGAAACACTTGCGGTAAACACGCCGATTTCTCCTTATGCCGCAAGCAAAAAAGCGGCAGAGGCTTTATGCTATGCATATCATTATCTTTACGGGGTGGATATAACGATTTTAAGATATTTTACTGTCTATGGGCCTGCGGGGCGCCCTGATATGAGTATTTTCAGGTTCATAAAATGGATCGATGAAGGAAAGCCTCTTGAGCTTTTTGGGAATGGGACCCAGAGCAGGGATTTTACTTATATTGATGATATTGCTGGAGGCACTATGGATGCATTAAAAATGACGGATTTTGGAATAGTAAACCTTGGCGGGAATGATCCGTATAAATTAAGTTATGTTATTAAACTTATAGAGAAATATTTAAACAAAAAAGCGAAAATAAAAAAATTACCTTTTCATAAAGCAGATATAAAAGCCACATGGGCTGATATAAGCAAGGCAAAAAAGCTTTTAAACTGGAAGCCCGGCGTTAAATTGGAGGAAGGAATAAAAAGAACAGTTAATTGGTATGTTGAAAATAGGGCATGGCTTAAAGCAATACAAATTTAG